A DNA window from Camelina sativa cultivar DH55 chromosome 17, Cs, whole genome shotgun sequence contains the following coding sequences:
- the LOC104755569 gene encoding eukaryotic peptide chain release factor subunit 1-2: MAEESDTNIEIWKIKKLIKGLESARGNGTSMISLIMPPRDQVSRVTKMLGDEYGTASNIKSRVNRQSVLSAITSAQQRLKLYNRVPTNGLVLYTGTIVNDDGKEKKVTFDFEPFRPINASLYLCDNKFHTEALNELLESDDKFGFIVMDGNGTLFGTLSGNTREVLHKFTVDLPKKHGRGGQSALRFARLRMEKRHNYVRKTAELATQFYINPATSQPNVSGLILAGSADFKTELSQSELFDPRLQAKILNVVDVSYGGENGFNQAIELSAEILSNVKFIQEKKLIGKYFEEISQDTGKYVFGVEDTLKALEMGAIETLIVWENLDINRYELKNSTTGEMVVKHLGKDQESDTSNFHDSETNAELEVQEKMPLLEWFANEYKRFGCTLEFVTNKSQEGSQFCRGFGGIGGMLRYQLDMRTFDELSDTEVYEDSD, translated from the coding sequence atggcAGAAGAATCGGATACGAACATTGAGATCTGGAAGATTAAGAAACTAATCAAGGGACTTGAGTCAGCAAGAGGTAATGGAACGAGTATGATCTCTCTTATCATGCCTCCTCGTGATCAGGTATCTCGTGTTACCAAGATGCTTGGTGATGAATATGGAACTGCTTCAAACATTAAGAGTCGTGTGAATCGTCAATCTGTTTTGTCTGCCATCACTTCTGCTCAACAAAGGTTGAAGCTTTACAACAGGGTTCCTACTAATGGTCTTGTTCTCTACACCGGAACCATTGTTAATGATGATggtaaagagaagaaagtgaCTTTTGATTTCGAGCCCTTTAGGCCAATTAACGCTTCCTTGTACCTTTGTGACAATAAGTTCCATACCGAGGCATTGAATGAGCTTCTAGAGTCTGATGACAAGTTTGGTTTCATCGTTATGGATGGAAATGGGACGCTGTTTGGTACGTTGAGTGGGAATACTAGAGAGGTTCTTCACAAGTTTACTGTTGATCTCCCGAAGAAGCACGGAAGAGGAGGACAATCTGCGCTTCGTTTTGCTAGGCTTAGGATGGAGAAGAGACACAACTATGTTAGGAAAACCGCTGAGCTTGCTACACAGTTTTACATCAATCCAGCTACAAGTCAGCCTAATGTCTCTGGTTTGATCCTTGCTGGTTCTGCTGATTTCAAAACCGAGCTCAGTCAGTCAGAGTTGTTTGATCCTCGTCTCCAAGCTAAGATATTGAATGTTGTTGATGTTTCTTACGGAGGTGAGAACGGTTTCAACCAAGCCATTGAGCTGTCTGCTGAGATTCTATCCAATGTGAAGTTCATACAGGAAAAGAAACTGATTGGAAAGTACTTTGAGGAGATAAGTCAAGATACCGGGAAATATGTTTTCGGTGTGGAGGATACTCTAAAGGCTCTAGAAATGGGTGCTATCGAAACCCTGATCGTGTGGGAGAATCTGGACATAAACAGGTACGAGCTAAAAAACAGCACGACAGGAGAAATGGTGGTGAAACACTTAGGGAAAGATCAAGAGTCTGATACAAGCAACTTCCATGATTCAGAGACCAACGCAGAGCTAGAAGTCCAGGAGAAGATGCCTCTACTCGAATGGTTTGCAAACGAGTACAAACGTTTCGGCTGCACTCTTGAGTTTGTGACAAACAAATCCCAAGAAGGGTCACAGTTTTGCAGAGGGTTTGGTGGGATTGGTGGTATGTTGCGTTACCAGCTTGACATGAGGACATTTGATGAGTTATCGGATACTGAAGTTTATGAAGATTCTGATTAA
- the LOC104755568 gene encoding WD repeat-containing protein LWD1-like codes for MGTSSDPIQDGSDEQQKRSEIYTYEAPWHIYAMNWSVRRDKKYRLAITSLLEQYPNRVEIVQLDESNGEIRSDPNLSFEHPYPPTKTIFIPDKECQRPDLLATSSDFLRLWRIADDHSRVELKSCLNSNKNSDFCGPLTSFDWNEAEPRRIGTSSTDTTCTIWDIEREAVDTQLIAHDKEVFDIAWGGVGVFASVSADGSVRVFDLRDKEHSTIIYESSEPDTPLVRLGWNKQDPRYMATIIMDSAKVVVLDIRFPALPVVELQRHQSSVNAIAWAPHSSCHICTAGDDSQALIWDISSMGQHVEGGLDPILAYTAGAEIEQLQWSSSQPDWVAIAFSTKLQILRV; via the coding sequence ATGGGAACGAGCAGCGATCCGATCCAAGATGGATCCGATGAGCAACAAAAACGTTCAGAGATCTACACATACGAAGCGCCATGGCACATCTACGCAATGAATTGGAGCGTTCGTCGCGATAAGAAGTACCGTCTCGCCATCACCAGCTTGCTCGAGCAGTACCCGAACCGAGTCGAGATTGTACAGCTCGATGAATCCAACGGCGAGATCCGTTCCGATCCTAATCTCTCCTTCGAGCATCCTTACCCACCGACCAAAACCATCTTCATCCCTGACAAGGAATGTCAAAGACCTGATCTTCTCGCTACTTCTAGTGACTTCCTTCGTCTTTGGCGAATCGCTGATGATCATTCCCGCGTTGAGCTCAAATCATGTCTCAATAGCAACAAGAACAGTGATTTTTGTGGTCCTCTTACTTCATTTGACTGGAACGAAGCTGAGCCGCGTCGAATTGGGACTTCTAGTACTGATACGACTTGCACTATTTGGGACATTGAGCGTGAAGCTGTTGACACTCAGCTTATTGCACATGATAAAGAAGTGTTTGATATTGCTTGGGGTGGTGTTGGTGTTTTCGCCTCTGTCTCAGCTGATGGCTCTGTTAGGGTGTTTGATCTTCGTGATAAGGAACATTCGACTATTATCTATGAGAGCTCTGAGCCAGATACTCCTTTGGTGCGTCTGGGTTGGAACAAGCAGGATCCTAGGTATATGGCTACTATTATCATGGATAGTGCTAAGGTTGTGGTGTTGGACATTCGTTTTCCTGCTCTTCCTGTGGTGGAGCTTCAACGACATCAGTCTAGTGTCAATGCCATTGCTTGGGCGCCTCATAGCTCTTGTCACATTTGTACCGCAGGAGATGATTCTCAAGCTTTGATTTGGGATATTTCATCCATGGGACAGCATGTTGAAGGTGGTCTTGATCCTATTCTTGCTTACACAGCTGGTGCTGAGATTGAGCAGCTGCAATGGTCGTCTTCTCAGCCTGATTGGGTCGCCATTGCTTTCTCCACCAAGCTGCAAATTCTCAGGGTTTGA
- the LOC104755570 gene encoding importin-13-like isoform X2 has protein sequence MELQRKVAEAIHVLNHDPESSNRVAANQWLVQFQLTPAAWDVSTSLLTSPIVSLFDLQFFAAQILRRKIQNEASNLQSTAKDALLNALLLAAKIYSSGVPQLLTQICLALSALLLHADPYSKPFDKLMFALQTLQAHDDGNVVLLELLTVLPEEISDTRHFSHQSDLRQELLSHTSMVLDFLLQQSEKQFTSPHYPHDNNRKILRCLLSWVRAGCFSEIPQGAVPSHPLLNYVFNALQGTTFDLAIEVLVELVTRHEDLPQVLLYKVQFLRDTLLKPALINADLKVVSGLACLMSEIGQAAPCLIVEASSEALILTDAILSCVSFPSEDWEIADSTVQFWSTFATYILSLGGNRQNDRNRVKDIFLPVFSALVDALVLRAQVDEFTSSDEGPGLDLPDGLLHFRNNLLELLVDICQLLHPTTFLFFGGLPSSNVSMPLREVEAKLFALNAVSEIILQEGEAFDFSLIMQLVSAFSARPSSELKGFICVVYRSLADVVGSYSRWISVFPSNARPLLLFLAGGISEPICSHACASALRKICEDAPAVIQETSNLDILMRIGECLEQWNLALEDEEEVITAITVILGSVSNKELQNKLLTQLLSSSYEVLSKLVDEDVESSGRQSPATYTRMLSSVTRGLYRIGTVFSHLATSLSSVPVADGPILSLLTVFWPILEKLFRSEHMESGSLAAAACRALSVAVQSSGEHFMLLLPSVLDCLSRNFLSFQSQECYIRTACVIAEEFCHKEEYGSLFITTFERFTQASSLMGINSSYICDQEPDLVEAYVNFASALIRGCHKELLGTSGTLLEISFHKAAICCTAMHRGAALAAMSYLSGFLEVSLSSMIETVNCISEGSFSVVSVQVVSHCGEGLLSNLVYALLGVAAMSRVQKCSTILQQLAAICSLCERTSWKGMLCWKSLQGWLNSAVWALPSEYLKQGEAENIVREWSEALGGAGIDYLENKSCNFGNNNSQVGGHMQGKHGRALKRLVRDFADSHRNDPNLNII, from the exons ATGGAGTTACAGAGGAAAGTAGCAGAAGCAATACATGTATTGAATCACGATCCTGAATCATCCAACAGAGTTGCCGCTAATCAATGGCTTGTTCAATTCCAGCTCACTCCCGCTGCTTGGGATGTCTCCACTTCTCTCCTCACTTCCCCGATTGTTTCTCTTTTCGACCTCCAATTCTTCGCCGCCCAAATTCTCCGTCGAAAG ATTCAGAACGAAGCCTCGAATCTTCAATCAACTGCTAAAGATGCTCTTCTCAATGCCCTTCTTCTTGCTGCTAAGATATACAGCTCCGGTGTTCCTCAG TTATTGACGCAGATATGTTTAGCTCTCTCGGCGCTTCTTCTTCACGCGGATCCTTATTCAAAGCCCTTTGATAAGTTAATGTTCGCACTTCAGACTCTTCAAGCTCATGATGATGGTAATGTCGTCTTGCTTGAGCTTCTCACTGTCTTACCTGAAGAGATATCTGACACTCGCCATTTCTCTCATCAATCTGATCTTCGTCAGGAG CTTCTCTCGCATACTTCCATGGTTCTTGATTTCTTACTCCAGCAGTCTGAGAAGCAATTCACTTCCCCTCATTATCCGCATGACAACAACCGTAAAATACTTCGTTGCTTACTGAGTTGg GTCCGTGCTGGATGTTTCTCTGAGATTCCACAAGGCGCAGTGCCTTCACATCCCCTTCTTAACTATGTATTCAATGCCCTGCAG GGTACTACTTTTGATCTCGCCATTGAGGTGCTTGTTGAACTTGTTACTCGGCATGAG GATCTTCCTCAGGTTTTATTGTACAAAGTACAGTTTCTCAGAGATACACTTCTAAAACCAGCTCTTATAAATGCTGATCTGAAAGTTGTCTCTGGCCTGGCATGCTTGATGTCTGAAATCGGACAAGCT GCACCTTGTTTGATAGTTGAAGCAAGTTCTGAAGCACTTATTCTGACTGATGCGATTTTGAG cTGCGTGTCATTTCCAAGTGAAGACTGGGAGATTGCAGACTCAACTGTACAGTTTTG GTCAACTTTTGCAACATATATACTTAGCCTAGGTGGAAACAGACAGAATGACAGAAATCGTGTGAAAGATATATTTCTACCAGTTTTCTCAGCTTTAGTTGATGCTCTTGTGCTCCGCGCTCAG GTTGATGAGTTTACCTCTAGTGACGAGGGTCCCGGACTTGACCTTCCCGATGGCCTTTTGCATTTTAGAAATAACCTTCTTGAGCTCTTGGTTGATATTTGTCAGCTACTCCATCCTACAACATTT TTATTTTTTGGTGGTCTGCCTTCTTCAAATGTTTCGATGCCCTTGAGGGAGGTTGAGGCGAAATTGTTTGCTCTTAATGCG GTTTCTGAAATTATCTTGCAAGAGGGAGAGGCTTTTGATTTTTCACTGATCATGCAATTGGTTTCTGCATTCTCCGCTAGGCCATCTAGTGAGCTCAAGGGGTTTATATGTGTT GTATACAGATCACTGGCAGATGTTGTTGGCTCTTATTCAAGATGGATCTCTGTTTTTCCAAGTAACGCCAGACCCTTGCT ATTATTTCTTGCAGGAGGAATTTCTGAACCTATTTGTTCACATGCTTGTGCTTCTGCTCTGCGTAAAATTTGCGAAGATGCTCCAGCTGTAATCCAGGAAACATCAAATTTGGATATCTTAATGAGGATAGGAGAG TGTTTGGAGCAGTGGAATTTGGCCttggaagatgaggaagaagtcATTACCGCTATCACTGTCATCCTTGGCTCTGTTTCTAACAAAgaactacaaaataaattattaactcAATTGCTTTCGTCAAGTTATGAAGTTCTTTCAAAACTA GTAGATGAAGACGTTGAGTCTTCTGGTAGACAGAGTCCAGCCACTTACACGCGCATGCTGAGCTCTGTGACAAGAGGTCTTTACAG GATTGGAACTGTATTCAGTCACCTTGCGACGTCTCTGTCATCTGTCCCTGTGGCAGATGGTCCAATCCTTTCTTTGTTGACCGTTTTCTGGCCCATTTTGGAGAAGCTATTTAGGTCTGAACACATGGAGAGTGGTAGTTTAGCTGCAGCAGCATGTCGTGCTCTTTCAGTGGCAGTTCAGTCGTCAG GTGAGCACTTTATGCTGCTACTACCTAGTGTACTGGACTGTCTATCGAGAAACTTTCTGTCATTTCAAAGCCAAGAATGTTACATAAGAACAG CCTGTGTAATCGCCGAAGAATTTTGTCATAAGGAGGAATATGGGTCCTTGTTTATCACTACATTTGAGAGATTTACACAAGCATCATCATTGATGGGCATAAATTCATCATATATATGCGACCAAGAACCCGATTTGGTGGAAGCATATGTGAATTTCGCATCGGCATTGATCCGCGGTTGTCATAAG GAGTTGTTGGGTACTTCTGGAACACTACTTGAGATTTCTTTCCACAAAGCGGCTATTTGTTGTACAGCTATGCACCGAGGCGCTGCTTTAGCTGCAATGTCATACTTATCAG GTTTCTTGGAGGTTTCGCTTTCATCCATGATCGAAACTGTGAATTGCATATCTGAAGGATCATTCAGCGTGGTCTCTGTCCAGGTTGTATCTCACTGCGGAGAAGGACTTTTGTCTAATTTGGTCTATGCTCTACTTGGAGTTGCAGCTATGTCAAGG GTCCAAAAGTGTTCGACGATACTGCAACAGTTAGCTGCAATCTGCAGTTTATGTGAGAGGACATCATGGAAAGGAATGCTGTGTTGGAAATCTCTTCAAGGATGGCTAAACTCTGCG GTTTGGGCACTCCCGAGTGAGTATCTAAAGCAAGGAGAAGCAGAGAACATAGTGAGGGAATGGTCAGAAGCTCTGGGGGGAGCAGGGATTGATTACCTTGAGAACAAAAGCTGcaattttggaaacaataacAGTCAAGTAGGAGGACATATGCAAGGGAAACATGGTCGAGCATTGAAGCGATTAGTGAGAGATTTTGCTGATTCTCATCGAAACGATCCGAATCTAAACATCATTTGA
- the LOC104755570 gene encoding importin-13-like isoform X1, whose amino-acid sequence MELQRKVAEAIHVLNHDPESSNRVAANQWLVQFQLTPAAWDVSTSLLTSPIVSLFDLQFFAAQILRRKIQNEASNLQSTAKDALLNALLLAAKIYSSGVPQLLTQICLALSALLLHADPYSKPFDKLMFALQTLQAHDDGNVVLLELLTVLPEEISDTRHFSHQSDLRQELLSHTSMVLDFLLQQSEKQFTSPHYPHDNNRKILRCLLSWVRAGCFSEIPQGAVPSHPLLNYVFNALQGTTFDLAIEVLVELVTRHEDLPQVLLYKVQFLRDTLLKPALINADLKVVSGLACLMSEIGQAAPCLIVEASSEALILTDAILSCVSFPSEDWEIADSTVQFWSTFATYILSLGGNRQNDRNRVKDIFLPVFSALVDALVLRAQVDEFTSSDEGPGLDLPDGLLHFRNNLLELLVDICQLLHPTTFVSKLFFGGLPSSNVSMPLREVEAKLFALNAVSEIILQEGEAFDFSLIMQLVSAFSARPSSELKGFICVVYRSLADVVGSYSRWISVFPSNARPLLLFLAGGISEPICSHACASALRKICEDAPAVIQETSNLDILMRIGECLEQWNLALEDEEEVITAITVILGSVSNKELQNKLLTQLLSSSYEVLSKLVDEDVESSGRQSPATYTRMLSSVTRGLYRIGTVFSHLATSLSSVPVADGPILSLLTVFWPILEKLFRSEHMESGSLAAAACRALSVAVQSSGEHFMLLLPSVLDCLSRNFLSFQSQECYIRTACVIAEEFCHKEEYGSLFITTFERFTQASSLMGINSSYICDQEPDLVEAYVNFASALIRGCHKELLGTSGTLLEISFHKAAICCTAMHRGAALAAMSYLSGFLEVSLSSMIETVNCISEGSFSVVSVQVVSHCGEGLLSNLVYALLGVAAMSRVQKCSTILQQLAAICSLCERTSWKGMLCWKSLQGWLNSAVWALPSEYLKQGEAENIVREWSEALGGAGIDYLENKSCNFGNNNSQVGGHMQGKHGRALKRLVRDFADSHRNDPNLNII is encoded by the exons ATGGAGTTACAGAGGAAAGTAGCAGAAGCAATACATGTATTGAATCACGATCCTGAATCATCCAACAGAGTTGCCGCTAATCAATGGCTTGTTCAATTCCAGCTCACTCCCGCTGCTTGGGATGTCTCCACTTCTCTCCTCACTTCCCCGATTGTTTCTCTTTTCGACCTCCAATTCTTCGCCGCCCAAATTCTCCGTCGAAAG ATTCAGAACGAAGCCTCGAATCTTCAATCAACTGCTAAAGATGCTCTTCTCAATGCCCTTCTTCTTGCTGCTAAGATATACAGCTCCGGTGTTCCTCAG TTATTGACGCAGATATGTTTAGCTCTCTCGGCGCTTCTTCTTCACGCGGATCCTTATTCAAAGCCCTTTGATAAGTTAATGTTCGCACTTCAGACTCTTCAAGCTCATGATGATGGTAATGTCGTCTTGCTTGAGCTTCTCACTGTCTTACCTGAAGAGATATCTGACACTCGCCATTTCTCTCATCAATCTGATCTTCGTCAGGAG CTTCTCTCGCATACTTCCATGGTTCTTGATTTCTTACTCCAGCAGTCTGAGAAGCAATTCACTTCCCCTCATTATCCGCATGACAACAACCGTAAAATACTTCGTTGCTTACTGAGTTGg GTCCGTGCTGGATGTTTCTCTGAGATTCCACAAGGCGCAGTGCCTTCACATCCCCTTCTTAACTATGTATTCAATGCCCTGCAG GGTACTACTTTTGATCTCGCCATTGAGGTGCTTGTTGAACTTGTTACTCGGCATGAG GATCTTCCTCAGGTTTTATTGTACAAAGTACAGTTTCTCAGAGATACACTTCTAAAACCAGCTCTTATAAATGCTGATCTGAAAGTTGTCTCTGGCCTGGCATGCTTGATGTCTGAAATCGGACAAGCT GCACCTTGTTTGATAGTTGAAGCAAGTTCTGAAGCACTTATTCTGACTGATGCGATTTTGAG cTGCGTGTCATTTCCAAGTGAAGACTGGGAGATTGCAGACTCAACTGTACAGTTTTG GTCAACTTTTGCAACATATATACTTAGCCTAGGTGGAAACAGACAGAATGACAGAAATCGTGTGAAAGATATATTTCTACCAGTTTTCTCAGCTTTAGTTGATGCTCTTGTGCTCCGCGCTCAG GTTGATGAGTTTACCTCTAGTGACGAGGGTCCCGGACTTGACCTTCCCGATGGCCTTTTGCATTTTAGAAATAACCTTCTTGAGCTCTTGGTTGATATTTGTCAGCTACTCCATCCTACAACATTTGTGAGTAAG TTATTTTTTGGTGGTCTGCCTTCTTCAAATGTTTCGATGCCCTTGAGGGAGGTTGAGGCGAAATTGTTTGCTCTTAATGCG GTTTCTGAAATTATCTTGCAAGAGGGAGAGGCTTTTGATTTTTCACTGATCATGCAATTGGTTTCTGCATTCTCCGCTAGGCCATCTAGTGAGCTCAAGGGGTTTATATGTGTT GTATACAGATCACTGGCAGATGTTGTTGGCTCTTATTCAAGATGGATCTCTGTTTTTCCAAGTAACGCCAGACCCTTGCT ATTATTTCTTGCAGGAGGAATTTCTGAACCTATTTGTTCACATGCTTGTGCTTCTGCTCTGCGTAAAATTTGCGAAGATGCTCCAGCTGTAATCCAGGAAACATCAAATTTGGATATCTTAATGAGGATAGGAGAG TGTTTGGAGCAGTGGAATTTGGCCttggaagatgaggaagaagtcATTACCGCTATCACTGTCATCCTTGGCTCTGTTTCTAACAAAgaactacaaaataaattattaactcAATTGCTTTCGTCAAGTTATGAAGTTCTTTCAAAACTA GTAGATGAAGACGTTGAGTCTTCTGGTAGACAGAGTCCAGCCACTTACACGCGCATGCTGAGCTCTGTGACAAGAGGTCTTTACAG GATTGGAACTGTATTCAGTCACCTTGCGACGTCTCTGTCATCTGTCCCTGTGGCAGATGGTCCAATCCTTTCTTTGTTGACCGTTTTCTGGCCCATTTTGGAGAAGCTATTTAGGTCTGAACACATGGAGAGTGGTAGTTTAGCTGCAGCAGCATGTCGTGCTCTTTCAGTGGCAGTTCAGTCGTCAG GTGAGCACTTTATGCTGCTACTACCTAGTGTACTGGACTGTCTATCGAGAAACTTTCTGTCATTTCAAAGCCAAGAATGTTACATAAGAACAG CCTGTGTAATCGCCGAAGAATTTTGTCATAAGGAGGAATATGGGTCCTTGTTTATCACTACATTTGAGAGATTTACACAAGCATCATCATTGATGGGCATAAATTCATCATATATATGCGACCAAGAACCCGATTTGGTGGAAGCATATGTGAATTTCGCATCGGCATTGATCCGCGGTTGTCATAAG GAGTTGTTGGGTACTTCTGGAACACTACTTGAGATTTCTTTCCACAAAGCGGCTATTTGTTGTACAGCTATGCACCGAGGCGCTGCTTTAGCTGCAATGTCATACTTATCAG GTTTCTTGGAGGTTTCGCTTTCATCCATGATCGAAACTGTGAATTGCATATCTGAAGGATCATTCAGCGTGGTCTCTGTCCAGGTTGTATCTCACTGCGGAGAAGGACTTTTGTCTAATTTGGTCTATGCTCTACTTGGAGTTGCAGCTATGTCAAGG GTCCAAAAGTGTTCGACGATACTGCAACAGTTAGCTGCAATCTGCAGTTTATGTGAGAGGACATCATGGAAAGGAATGCTGTGTTGGAAATCTCTTCAAGGATGGCTAAACTCTGCG GTTTGGGCACTCCCGAGTGAGTATCTAAAGCAAGGAGAAGCAGAGAACATAGTGAGGGAATGGTCAGAAGCTCTGGGGGGAGCAGGGATTGATTACCTTGAGAACAAAAGCTGcaattttggaaacaataacAGTCAAGTAGGAGGACATATGCAAGGGAAACATGGTCGAGCATTGAAGCGATTAGTGAGAGATTTTGCTGATTCTCATCGAAACGATCCGAATCTAAACATCATTTGA
- the LOC104755572 gene encoding high affinity nitrate transporter 2.5-like, with protein sequence MEVEGKGGEAGTTTTATRRFALPVDAENKSTTFRLFSVAKPHMRAFHLSWFQFFCCFVSTFAAPPLLPIIRENLNLTATDIGNAGIASVSGSVFARIVMGTACDLFGPRLASAALTLSTAPAVYFTAGIKSPIGFIMVRFFAGFSLATFVSTQFWMSSMFSGPVVGSANGIAAGWGNLGGGATQLIMPIVFSLIRRMGATKFTAWRIAFFIPGLFQTLSAFAVLLFGQDLPDGDYWAMHKSGEKEKDDVGKVISNGISNYRGWITALAYGYCFGVELTIDNIIAEYFFDRFHLNLQTAGIIAASFGLANFFARPGGGIFSDLMARRFGMRGRLWAWWIVQTLGGVLCAFLGQIHSLTWSIVVMLIFSVFVQAACGLTFGVVPFISRRSLGVISGMTGAGGNVGAVLTQLIFFKGSTYSRETGITLMGIMSIACSLPICFIYFPQWGGMFCGPSSKKVTEEDYYLAEWSAKEKAKNLHLASQKFAETSVSERGRASTHPQT encoded by the exons atGGAGGTCGAAGGCAAAGGAGGAGAAGCTggaaccaccaccaccgcaaCTCGGAGGTTCGCACTTCCGGTGGACGCCGAGAACAAATCAACAACTTTCCGGCTATTCTCAGTGGCTAAACCTCACATGAGAGCTTTCCATCTCTCATGGTTTCAGTTCTTCTGCTGCTTCGTCTCCACTTTCGCAGCTCCACCTCTCCTCCCTATCATCCGTGAGAACCTTAACCTCACCGCAACCGACATCGGTAACGCCGGGATAGCCTCTGTCTCCGGCTCTGTTTTCGCACGTATCGTCATGGGCACGGCTTGTGACCTATTCGGTCCACGTCTCGCCTCCGCCGCTTTGACACTCTCCACCGCTCCCGCCGTCTATTTCACCGCCGGGATAAAGTCTCCGATCGGGTTTATCATGGTGAGATTCTTTGCCGGATTCTCTTTGGCCACTTTCGTCTCAACACAGTTCTGGATGAGCTCTATGTTCTCTGGACCCGTCGTGGGCTCGGCTAACGGAATCGCCGCCGGGTGGGGAAACCTCGGAGGTGGAGCGACGCAGCTGATCATGCCCATCGTGTTCTCGTTAATTCGGAGAATGGGAGCCACCAAGTTCACGGCGTGGAGGATCGCTTTCTTCATCCCTGGTCTGTTTCAGACTCTCTCTGCTTTCGCCGTTCTCTTGTTCGGTCAg gaTCTTCCGGATGGAGATTATTGGGCGATGCACAAATCcggagagaaggagaaagatgatgTTGGGAAAGTGATCAGTAATGGCATCAGCAACTATAGGGGATGGATAACAGCATTAGCATATGGCTATTGTTTTGGTGTGGAGCTTACGATCGACAACATCATCGCAGAATATTTCTTCGATAGGTTCCATTTAAATCTCCAGACAGCTGGGATCATAGCAGCCAGTTTTGGTCTGGCCAACTTTTTCGCTAGACCTGGAGGAGGAATTTTCTCTGACCTAATGGCGAGAAGGTTCGGGATGAGAGGAAGGTTGTGGGCTTGGTGGATTGTGCAAACACTAGGAGGTGTGTTGTGCGCATTTCTTGGCCAAATTCATTCATTGACATGGTCTATAGTTGTTATGCTCATCTTCTCTGTATTCGTCCAAGCCGCTTGTGGACTTACCTTTGGAGTTGTTCCATTTATTTCCAGAAG aTCTCTTGGGGTGATATCGGGAATGACTGGTGCGGGAGGCAATGTAGGCGCGGTCTTAACTCAGTTGATATTTTTCAAAGGATCGACATACTCAAGAGAGACGGGTATAACTCTAATGGGGATAATGTCAATTGCGTGTTCGTTACCAATATGCTTTATTTACTTTCCGCAATGGGGAGGTATGTTTTGTGGACCTTCTTCCAAAAAAGTGACTGAAGAAGATTATTACCTAGCCGAGTGGAGCGCCAAAGAGAAGGCTAAAAACTTACATCTCGCAAGCCAGAAATTCGCGGAAACCAGCGTTAGCGAAAGAGGTCGGGCCTCAACTCATCCCCAAACTTAA